Proteins co-encoded in one Caldisericia bacterium genomic window:
- a CDS encoding DUF4388 domain-containing protein, producing the protein MKLKGELGIIEVSSLIQTINQLRKTGKLEILLPNGDKGEIFFDNGEIIHAHSPDNFGLEALAEILLFKEGEFNFKENIVLPAPSIRMDTDRAIIEAMSMVDETQSIKDILSKVIEIKFQSDDSKVSLNKEELVILMKSDDKKTLGEILSETGMDKVKFLKIIDQLLKKGIITLRKE; encoded by the coding sequence ATGAAATTAAAGGGTGAATTGGGAATAATAGAGGTATCCTCTTTAATACAAACAATAAATCAATTAAGAAAGACTGGAAAACTTGAGATTCTTCTCCCCAATGGAGATAAAGGTGAAATTTTTTTTGACAATGGAGAGATAATTCATGCACATTCGCCTGATAATTTTGGTCTTGAAGCCCTTGCAGAAATTTTACTATTCAAGGAAGGAGAGTTTAATTTTAAAGAGAATATAGTTCTTCCAGCACCTTCCATTAGAATGGATACAGATAGAGCGATAATTGAAGCTATGAGCATGGTTGATGAAACCCAAAGCATTAAGGATATTCTTTCGAAGGTAATAGAAATTAAATTTCAAAGTGATGATTCTAAAGTATCTCTTAACAAAGAAGAATTAGTTATATTGATGAAAAGCGATGATAAGAAGACCTTAGGTGAAATATTGTCTGAAACTGGAATGGATAAAGTTAAATTTTTAAAGATAATTGACCAACTATTAAAAAAGGGTATAATAACTTTAAGAAAGGAGTAG
- a CDS encoding roadblock/LC7 domain-containing protein — protein sequence MAEGMSSVVISDEDLKRIDDYLSQALADSQAKNILLSDRSGQLITKHGGVSRQDALNISALAAGLFSATNELAKLLGEKEFTVTFHQGEETNIHISLLVPQVLLVIVFDNRAPVGAIRFWAKKIGAEIIPYLKNISEKPPESIKKEEMESEVEKKLDSLF from the coding sequence ATGGCTGAAGGAATGTCCTCTGTTGTTATATCTGATGAGGATCTAAAAAGAATTGATGATTATTTATCTCAAGCCCTTGCCGATTCCCAGGCAAAAAACATTCTTCTTTCTGATAGATCGGGTCAGCTTATAACAAAACATGGAGGTGTTTCAAGACAGGATGCTCTAAACATATCTGCTCTTGCTGCTGGTCTCTTCTCTGCAACAAATGAACTCGCGAAGCTCCTTGGAGAGAAGGAATTTACCGTCACGTTCCATCAAGGCGAAGAAACCAACATCCATATTTCTCTTCTTGTACCACAGGTCCTTCTTGTAATTGTATTTGACAATAGAGCGCCAGTGGGAGCAATTAGATTTTGGGCAAAGAAGATAGGAGCAGAGATTATTCCCTATCTCAAAAATATTTCTGAGAAGCCACCTGAATCTATCAAGAAGGAAGAAATGGAGTCAGAAGTGGAGAAGAAACTGGACTCTCTCTTCTAA
- a CDS encoding gliding-motility protein MglA has protein sequence MALINYSLKEITFKIVYYGPAMSGKTTNLRYIYDHLPEKLKGKFTSIATKDERTLFFDFLPLDLGKIKGFTIKLSLYTVPGQAIYTLTRKTILKATDGIIFVADSQRHVREKNIESFKDMAENLKEFGLSVEKIPIVLQYNKRDLKDTLSVEELNDDLNEGGTLYPYFESIAIEGKGVMECLKAISKLVIRKVS, from the coding sequence ATGGCGCTGATAAATTATTCTTTAAAAGAGATTACATTTAAAATAGTCTATTATGGCCCTGCTATGAGCGGAAAAACTACCAATTTGAGGTACATTTACGATCATCTTCCCGAGAAGCTTAAAGGAAAATTCACCTCTATTGCTACAAAGGATGAGAGAACACTCTTCTTTGATTTTCTTCCCCTTGATTTAGGAAAGATAAAGGGTTTTACCATAAAACTTTCTTTGTATACTGTTCCAGGGCAGGCAATATATACCCTCACAAGAAAAACAATCCTTAAAGCAACTGATGGAATAATATTTGTAGCTGATTCTCAGAGACATGTGAGAGAAAAAAATATAGAGAGTTTTAAAGATATGGCAGAGAATCTGAAGGAATTTGGTCTTTCCGTTGAGAAGATTCCAATAGTTCTTCAATACAACAAGAGAGATTTAAAGGATACTTTAAGTGTGGAAGAGTTAAATGATGATTTAAATGAAGGTGGAACACTCTATCCATACTTTGAATCTATAGCCATTGAGGGGAAGGGAGTGATGGAGTGTCTGAAGGCTATCTC